In Caproiciproducens sp. NJN-50, the following are encoded in one genomic region:
- a CDS encoding class II fructose-bisphosphate aldolase, with protein MALVPLRPVLEATKKYGFAQGAFNVNAVAQAKAAIEVHEMFRSAAILQGADLANGFMGGRTDFMNATLEDKKAGAKRIADAVKKYGGDSPIPVVLHLDHGRDFDSCKAAIDNGYTSVMIDGSSLPFEKNVELTREVVKYAHERGVTVEGELGVLAGVEDHVFSQNSTYTNPMKVVEFIKKTGADCLAISYGTMHGAVKGKNVKLRREIAIAANECLMHENLFAVLVSHGSSTVPQYIVSEINELGGNIQNAHGIPIEELKAAIPCGIGKINVDTDIRLAVTRNMRELFQNRPELRESNSVGPVWKIMEEKKKQFDPRAFFPPIMDTVMFGTLPDQDVAALMDCVERGVKEVVGTLIVEFGSVGKAPLVERVPLEEMAERYRKGQC; from the coding sequence GTGGCACTGGTTCCATTAAGGCCTGTACTGGAGGCAACAAAAAAATACGGGTTTGCTCAGGGTGCGTTCAATGTCAACGCCGTTGCACAGGCAAAAGCGGCCATCGAAGTCCATGAGATGTTCCGTTCCGCCGCGATTCTGCAGGGGGCGGACCTTGCCAACGGCTTCATGGGAGGCCGCACGGATTTCATGAACGCGACGCTCGAAGACAAAAAGGCCGGAGCAAAGCGGATTGCCGACGCGGTGAAAAAATACGGCGGGGATTCCCCCATCCCGGTCGTTCTCCACCTGGACCACGGCAGGGATTTCGATTCCTGCAAGGCCGCGATCGATAACGGCTATACCTCCGTCATGATCGACGGCTCGTCGCTCCCGTTTGAGAAGAATGTGGAACTGACGAGGGAAGTCGTGAAATACGCCCATGAGCGGGGCGTGACCGTCGAAGGGGAGCTCGGGGTTCTGGCCGGAGTGGAGGACCACGTCTTTTCGCAGAATTCCACCTATACCAACCCGATGAAAGTGGTTGAATTCATCAAAAAGACCGGGGCCGACTGTCTGGCCATTTCCTACGGGACCATGCACGGGGCGGTCAAGGGCAAAAATGTCAAGCTGCGCCGGGAAATCGCAATCGCCGCAAACGAGTGCCTGATGCACGAAAACCTGTTTGCCGTTCTGGTCTCCCACGGTTCTTCCACCGTGCCGCAGTATATCGTCAGTGAAATCAACGAACTCGGCGGAAACATTCAGAACGCGCACGGCATCCCCATCGAGGAGCTGAAAGCGGCCATTCCGTGCGGCATCGGAAAAATCAATGTGGATACCGATATCCGTTTGGCGGTCACCCGGAACATGAGAGAATTGTTCCAAAACAGGCCGGAACTTCGCGAAAGCAACTCGGTCGGCCCGGTCTGGAAGATCATGGAGGAGAAGAAGAAACAGTTCGACCCGCGCGCTTTCTTCCCGCCAATCATGGATACCGTCATGTTCGGTACGCTTCCGGATCAGGATGTGGCCGCTTTGATGGACTGCGTTGAGCGCGGCGTCAAAGAAGTCGTCGGCACGCTGATCGTGGAATTTGGCTCGGTCGGGAAAGCGCCTCTGGTTGAGCGCGTGCCGCTGGAGGAAATGGCCGAGCGGTACCGGAAGGGTCAGTGCTGA
- a CDS encoding chromate transporter — MKNKKETEKRTAEETANKNGVLRKLFFSTLYLSTFTFGGGYVIVTLLKNKFVDELHWIDEDEMLDLVAIAQSSPGAIAVNGAIVVGYKLAGFPGILCSILGAILPPLIILTVISYCYAAFKANFVIQALLKGMRAGVGAVIVSVVYDMGSNVVRQKDPLLLAVMAAAFIANYFFGVNVIYIILLVAALGVVRTLYRERGKDKTI; from the coding sequence ATGAAGAATAAAAAAGAAACGGAGAAAAGGACAGCAGAGGAAACCGCAAACAAAAACGGCGTTCTGAGAAAGCTGTTTTTTTCCACTCTGTATTTAAGCACTTTCACCTTTGGAGGGGGCTATGTCATCGTAACCCTTCTAAAAAACAAGTTTGTCGACGAGTTACATTGGATCGACGAAGACGAGATGCTGGACCTGGTGGCGATCGCCCAGTCTTCCCCCGGCGCGATCGCGGTCAACGGGGCGATCGTCGTCGGGTATAAACTGGCGGGCTTCCCGGGCATCCTGTGCTCGATTCTTGGCGCCATCCTCCCGCCGCTAATCATCCTGACGGTGATCTCCTATTGCTACGCCGCCTTCAAGGCCAACTTTGTGATCCAGGCGCTCCTGAAAGGGATGCGCGCCGGCGTGGGGGCCGTGATCGTCTCCGTCGTCTACGATATGGGAAGCAACGTCGTCCGGCAGAAGGACCCTCTCCTCCTCGCGGTCATGGCGGCGGCATTCATCGCAAACTACTTTTTCGGCGTCAACGTGATCTATATTATTCTTCTTGTGGCGGCCCTCGGCGTGGTCAGAACTCTTTACCGGGAACGCGGAAAGGATAAGACGATATGA
- a CDS encoding LysR family transcriptional regulator, which produces MTIRHIRIFLAVCECGNNITKAAAKLYMTQPAVTVAVHEIESEYGVLLFDRISKRLYLTEAGKRFREYALRISALFDDMEKDLKGWDASGILRIGASITIGSQFMPSYVEAFSASHPHADVRVLIGPSNLLERDLIENRLDFALVETPVHEKALTAEAYMEDSLSVICPARAPFRPGQVLTIDEFQRQRFLLRERGSGTREVFDQAAAKAGIAVTPAWEGMSTTALVNAVLHGLGIAVVPSRMITGPLERGLIYTLTVKGLSLKRCFFIVHHKDKLMTELFREFIQLCKNYEMDYPLPRYGGLF; this is translated from the coding sequence TTGACGATACGGCATATCCGCATCTTTCTGGCCGTCTGCGAATGCGGCAACAATATTACGAAAGCGGCCGCGAAGCTCTATATGACCCAGCCGGCGGTCACGGTGGCGGTCCATGAGATCGAAAGCGAGTACGGCGTCCTGCTGTTTGACCGGATCTCAAAGCGGCTGTATCTGACGGAGGCCGGGAAGCGGTTCCGCGAGTATGCGCTGAGAATTTCCGCTTTGTTTGACGACATGGAAAAGGATTTGAAAGGCTGGGACGCCTCCGGCATCCTGCGGATCGGCGCCAGCATCACGATCGGTTCGCAGTTCATGCCCAGCTACGTGGAGGCTTTCTCCGCGTCGCATCCGCATGCGGACGTGCGGGTCCTCATAGGCCCGTCGAACCTGCTGGAAAGGGATCTGATTGAGAATCGACTGGATTTCGCTCTGGTCGAAACGCCGGTCCACGAGAAGGCGCTGACGGCGGAGGCGTACATGGAGGATTCCCTTTCGGTCATCTGTCCGGCTCGCGCGCCGTTCCGGCCGGGGCAGGTTCTTACGATCGATGAATTTCAGCGCCAGCGGTTCCTCCTCAGGGAGCGGGGAAGCGGCACCCGGGAGGTGTTCGACCAGGCGGCCGCGAAAGCGGGCATCGCGGTCACCCCCGCCTGGGAGGGCATGAGCACCACCGCTCTGGTCAATGCTGTTCTCCACGGCCTTGGGATTGCGGTGGTTCCCAGCCGTATGATCACCGGCCCTCTGGAAAGGGGGCTCATCTATACGCTTACGGTGAAGGGGCTTTCGCTGAAACGCTGTTTCTTTATTGTTCACCACAAAGACAAGCTCATGACAGAACTTTTTCGGGAATTTATACAGCTTTGCAAAAATTATGAGATGGACTACCCCCTGCCCAGGTACGGCGGCCTGTTTTAG
- a CDS encoding LacI family DNA-binding transcriptional regulator yields the protein MTLKELARLAGVSVSTVSRVVNKNDPNVAGEEVRGRIWDLVRQTGYVPNRSAQSLKLGNPPSQPGSRRKIACIFARTPDGKTDPFFSQIFRSIEYECIKNQYEMTGVYTALNLKNTVQNLSDARYDGIVVLGRYSHSLMNQIKKGSKNIVYTGLNPISDPYDQIICNGYETAKTAVRYLHTLGHTCIGYLGEKSDEVRYRGYYDAIQELRLPLRQEHIVEAEQSMQGGYLGGKKILTAVLGSSEFVATRPTAIFCANDSTAVGVMKAFHEEGIRIPKEISIISIDNTEICQFTSPMLTAIHIPKEELGKIAVKTLIDRIEGGHSLPMKIEIPFTLVTRESCARPAG from the coding sequence ATGACTCTGAAAGAACTGGCACGGCTAGCGGGCGTTTCCGTTTCTACCGTGTCGCGGGTCGTCAATAAGAACGACCCCAACGTCGCCGGCGAAGAAGTCCGCGGCAGGATCTGGGACCTGGTCCGCCAAACCGGCTATGTCCCTAACCGGTCCGCCCAGAGCCTGAAACTGGGAAACCCTCCTTCCCAACCCGGGTCCAGACGCAAGATCGCCTGTATTTTCGCCCGCACGCCGGACGGAAAAACCGATCCGTTTTTCTCCCAGATTTTCCGGTCGATCGAATACGAGTGCATCAAAAACCAATATGAAATGACCGGCGTCTACACGGCGCTGAACCTGAAAAACACGGTCCAGAACCTTTCGGACGCCCGCTATGACGGGATCGTTGTGCTGGGCCGGTATTCCCATTCCCTGATGAACCAGATTAAAAAAGGCTCGAAAAATATTGTCTACACCGGCCTGAACCCCATCAGCGACCCCTATGACCAGATCATCTGCAACGGCTACGAAACGGCAAAAACCGCCGTGCGGTATCTGCATACCCTGGGCCACACCTGCATCGGCTACCTGGGAGAGAAATCGGACGAAGTTCGCTACCGCGGATATTACGACGCGATTCAGGAGCTCCGGCTCCCGCTGCGGCAGGAACACATCGTCGAAGCGGAGCAATCCATGCAGGGGGGCTACCTGGGCGGAAAAAAAATCCTCACCGCCGTTCTGGGCTCCTCCGAATTCGTCGCTACCAGACCGACCGCCATCTTCTGCGCCAACGACAGCACTGCCGTCGGAGTCATGAAAGCATTTCACGAGGAGGGGATTCGGATTCCGAAGGAAATTTCGATCATCAGCATCGACAACACCGAAATCTGCCAGTTTACCTCCCCCATGCTCACCGCCATCCATATTCCGAAGGAGGAACTGGGAAAAATCGCCGTGAAGACTTTGATCGACCGCATCGAGGGCGGGCATTCCCTCCCCATGAAAATCGAGATTCCCTTCACGCTGGTCACGCGCGAAAGCTGCGCCCGGCCCGCTGGCTGA
- a CDS encoding sensor histidine kinase: MLIIILVILFLDSVILTVMRKNISSLLFFGLCTSLILMLSGIILYTAKIGGLSHAQYIFLFLSVRIQTRMQYAIITLDKLGYLIAVGRYLFPYFLLLISISYSTIPFISRNRKWMHLFFLPPAASLILYYPQVFYVVVCNRFALQTWMMSLTLVWILLYLAAGIFLMVHEYSAVPVAYFRRQFRNILILHISLAFLYGINCLQDPIQVYQLYGSEYLWVSGISYSNPAMPLFGWVLLTAVTIFSSFVGFWNLVRYTQVNYKTNLEDVVLQRKFEITNAGISVFVHSIKNQILSCGVVHKRIRKILDSDSPDLAALRENIDLLGQLNENMLTRINRLNANTKSHSIILRPVSAERIAGLAIRRFHGKYPESEVKLDLLPNMFVLADEESLSEALCNLLMNAQEAILAAGRGPQGEISLKTYNGRIYTFFEVSDNGGGISKSEQKKIFDPFYTTKNTNYNWGMGLHYVKRIAKSHFGMLRFESVPGHGSSFFLTLPRYEPRAKKDYIPLD; this comes from the coding sequence ATGCTGATCATCATATTGGTAATTCTATTTCTGGATTCCGTCATCTTGACCGTGATGAGGAAAAACATCAGTTCCCTGCTGTTTTTCGGGCTCTGTACAAGCCTGATCCTCATGCTTTCCGGGATCATTCTGTACACGGCGAAAATTGGGGGGCTCAGCCACGCCCAGTATATTTTTCTGTTCTTGTCGGTCCGGATTCAGACCAGAATGCAGTACGCCATCATCACGCTTGACAAGCTCGGTTACCTGATTGCCGTCGGGCGCTACCTGTTCCCTTATTTTCTGCTGCTGATTTCGATCAGCTATTCCACGATTCCCTTTATTTCCCGCAACAGAAAATGGATGCACCTGTTTTTCCTGCCGCCCGCCGCCTCGCTGATTCTGTACTATCCGCAGGTGTTCTATGTGGTGGTGTGCAACCGGTTTGCCCTTCAGACCTGGATGATGTCGCTGACGCTGGTCTGGATCCTGCTTTACCTGGCGGCCGGCATATTTCTGATGGTCCATGAATACTCTGCGGTTCCGGTCGCCTATTTCCGAAGGCAGTTTCGAAATATTCTGATTTTGCATATCAGCCTGGCGTTCCTGTATGGTATCAACTGCCTTCAGGACCCGATCCAGGTCTACCAGCTGTACGGCTCGGAATATCTCTGGGTCAGCGGGATCTCCTATTCCAATCCGGCAATGCCTCTCTTCGGCTGGGTATTGCTGACGGCGGTCACGATTTTCTCTTCGTTTGTGGGGTTTTGGAACCTGGTCCGCTACACGCAGGTCAATTATAAGACGAATCTGGAAGACGTTGTACTGCAGCGGAAGTTCGAAATCACGAACGCGGGCATTTCGGTTTTTGTACACAGCATTAAAAACCAGATTCTTTCCTGCGGCGTGGTGCACAAAAGAATCCGGAAGATATTGGATTCGGATTCGCCGGACCTTGCGGCTCTGAGAGAAAACATCGATTTGCTCGGGCAGCTCAACGAAAATATGCTGACTCGCATCAACCGGCTGAACGCAAACACAAAATCGCATTCCATCATTCTGCGTCCGGTTTCCGCGGAACGGATCGCCGGTCTCGCGATCCGGCGTTTTCACGGCAAATATCCGGAAAGCGAGGTCAAACTGGATCTTCTTCCGAATATGTTCGTCCTCGCGGACGAAGAAAGCCTTTCGGAGGCTCTTTGCAATCTGCTGATGAACGCGCAGGAGGCGATTCTCGCCGCGGGCAGAGGACCGCAGGGGGAAATCAGCCTGAAAACGTACAACGGAAGAATCTATACCTTTTTTGAAGTGAGTGACAACGGCGGGGGAATCTCAAAAAGCGAGCAGAAAAAGATCTTCGACCCGTTCTACACGACCAAAAACACGAACTATAACTGGGGAATGGGGCTGCATTATGTAAAGCGGATTGCCAAAAGCCATTTCGGCATGCTCCGGTTCGAAAGCGTCCCCGGTCATGGCAGCAGCTTTTTCCTGACCCTGCCGAGGTATGAGCCCCGCGCGAAAAAGGACTATATTCCATTGGACTGA
- a CDS encoding chromate transporter yields the protein MIFARLFFAFLQIGAFSFGGGYAAMPLIQAQVINQYHWLTMGEFTDLITIAEMTPGPIAINAATFVGNQVAGIPGALIATFGCVLPSCIFVTVLAWLYTRYRNLSIMQGVLESLRPAVVAMIATAGILILVPSFFLNGSISFAAGNFQIRPVIFFAGALFLLRKFKMDPVKVMVLCGAAEVAWESAAKFL from the coding sequence ATGATTTTTGCGAGGCTGTTTTTTGCATTCCTGCAAATCGGCGCTTTCAGCTTCGGCGGCGGCTACGCAGCCATGCCGCTGATCCAGGCGCAGGTCATCAACCAGTACCACTGGCTGACCATGGGAGAGTTCACCGACCTGATCACCATCGCGGAAATGACGCCCGGTCCCATCGCGATCAACGCCGCGACCTTTGTTGGAAATCAGGTTGCCGGCATCCCGGGCGCCCTGATCGCTACCTTCGGATGCGTGCTGCCCTCCTGCATTTTCGTGACGGTTCTGGCGTGGCTTTACACCAGGTACCGCAATCTGAGCATCATGCAGGGCGTTCTGGAATCGCTGCGGCCCGCCGTTGTGGCAATGATCGCCACCGCCGGGATCCTCATCCTCGTTCCCTCTTTCTTCCTGAACGGAAGCATTTCCTTTGCGGCGGGCAATTTCCAGATCCGTCCCGTGATCTTTTTCGCCGGCGCGCTGTTTCTGCTCAGGAAATTTAAGATGGACCCCGTCAAGGTGATGGTTCTCTGCGGGGCTGCGGAAGTGGCTTGGGAAAGCGCCGCAAAGTTTTTATGA
- a CDS encoding response regulator — protein MADKIRIAIAEDFQLLCDDLCEFINQQSDMTVVGTAHSKQEILRLSDQAECDIILMDIEMETLHSGIEAAEIIRDKKRDQKIIYLTAHDTEEMILTAMGTGAVDYVVKGQDYEEILRHIRAAYRGEPIMEVNIQQKVIKEYSRLRRSERSLLFFINSIAQLTPAERQLIQLLLKGKSASEIAEIRCVELVTVKTQIKSLLRKFQCRRTKEIVTLINELNIGYLF, from the coding sequence ATGGCAGACAAAATCAGAATCGCAATCGCGGAAGATTTTCAGCTGCTTTGCGACGATTTGTGCGAATTTATCAATCAGCAGAGCGATATGACCGTCGTCGGAACGGCGCACTCAAAACAGGAAATCCTGCGGCTTTCCGATCAGGCCGAATGCGACATTATCCTGATGGATATCGAGATGGAGACCCTGCATTCCGGCATTGAGGCCGCCGAGATCATCCGGGACAAAAAACGCGACCAGAAAATCATCTACCTGACCGCGCACGACACGGAAGAGATGATTCTGACCGCGATGGGGACCGGAGCCGTCGATTATGTCGTCAAGGGGCAGGATTACGAGGAAATTCTTCGGCACATCCGGGCGGCTTACCGGGGGGAGCCGATCATGGAGGTAAACATCCAGCAGAAGGTGATTAAGGAGTACTCCCGTCTTCGCCGTTCCGAACGCAGCCTGCTGTTTTTTATCAACAGCATCGCACAGCTGACTCCGGCGGAGCGGCAGCTGATCCAACTGCTGCTCAAGGGAAAATCGGCCAGTGAAATCGCGGAAATCCGCTGTGTCGAGCTGGTCACGGTCAAGACCCAGATCAAAAGCCTGCTGCGAAAATTCCAGTGCAGGCGGACAAAGGAAATTGTCACGCTGATTAACGAGCTGAATATCGGCTATCTTTTCTAA
- a CDS encoding ABC transporter ATP-binding protein, translating to MAGNAVKVKIDNVKKVFSGVKGETVALNGVSMDITENEFVCVIGPSGCGKSTLLNMIAGLQEPTSGKICLDGKEISAPGPERGVVFQQYALFPWLTVRKNIEFGLKLKGMTKAEMNGVVDKYLQMVELQEFADSYPKELSGGMKQRVAIARAYAMNPEILLMDEPFGALDAQTRAQLQEDLLETWEKEQKTCFFITHDVEEAILLAQTVVIMSARPGRIKESVSIDIPYPRNQETKMTPRFIELKNYIWGKVYKEYLEIKK from the coding sequence ATGGCAGGAAACGCAGTGAAAGTGAAGATCGACAATGTAAAGAAAGTGTTTTCCGGAGTAAAAGGCGAAACGGTCGCGCTCAACGGTGTCAGCATGGACATCACAGAAAATGAGTTTGTCTGTGTGATCGGTCCCTCGGGATGCGGAAAATCCACTTTGCTGAATATGATCGCCGGGCTGCAGGAGCCGACTTCCGGAAAGATCTGCCTTGACGGAAAGGAAATCAGCGCGCCCGGCCCGGAACGCGGCGTTGTGTTCCAGCAGTATGCGCTGTTCCCCTGGCTGACCGTCCGCAAAAATATCGAGTTTGGGTTAAAGCTCAAGGGCATGACAAAAGCGGAGATGAACGGGGTCGTCGATAAATATCTCCAAATGGTGGAGCTGCAGGAGTTTGCCGACAGCTACCCAAAAGAACTGTCGGGCGGAATGAAGCAGAGAGTCGCGATCGCGAGGGCATACGCGATGAACCCCGAAATCCTGCTGATGGATGAACCTTTCGGCGCGCTGGACGCGCAGACCCGGGCCCAGCTGCAGGAGGATCTGCTGGAAACCTGGGAGAAGGAACAGAAAACCTGTTTCTTCATTACGCACGACGTGGAGGAGGCGATTTTGCTCGCGCAGACCGTCGTCATCATGAGCGCGCGTCCGGGACGGATCAAGGAGAGCGTTTCGATCGACATTCCGTATCCGCGCAATCAGGAGACAAAAATGACTCCGCGCTTTATAGAGCTGAAGAATTATATCTGGGGGAAAGTTTACAAGGAATACCTTGAGATCAAAAAATAA
- a CDS encoding ABC transporter substrate-binding protein, translated as MKRLLSAMVSVLMIAAAFTGCGGNGSSQTSQSSSAAASSSASSALPTIKMRVAYMPNMSSASAVVAGIQMGYFKEQGIDIETVKFSKGPDEIAAMGSGNIDVAQIGTGAHVLCAKGQAKIFAYDDSSINDEVMVNKEKGITKAADLKGKTVAATLGTSSEQILKLVLESAGMTEKDVNVVQMDASAAATAMISGKVDACATWSPSTITIQEKMGDKVMVLANNKTFADKTTSPSSFICTNDYYTSHQENLVRFTSALLKAQDYRESHLNQVADWVAELIQQDKTTIEKTTGDSEWPKAEQVYNQAKDGSLKKMYEVQQKNFVSSGSLAAAVDVSNYFSPDIMIEAYEANQK; from the coding sequence ATGAAAAGATTACTCAGCGCCATGGTCAGTGTATTGATGATCGCGGCGGCATTCACGGGATGCGGCGGAAACGGTTCATCCCAAACGAGCCAGTCGTCCAGCGCGGCGGCCAGTTCTTCCGCTTCCTCCGCGCTGCCCACGATTAAAATGAGAGTGGCGTACATGCCGAACATGAGCAGCGCAAGCGCGGTGGTTGCCGGAATTCAAATGGGCTATTTCAAGGAACAGGGAATCGACATCGAGACCGTGAAGTTCTCCAAAGGCCCCGATGAAATCGCCGCCATGGGCAGCGGGAACATCGACGTGGCCCAGATCGGCACCGGCGCCCACGTGCTTTGTGCCAAGGGCCAGGCAAAAATCTTTGCCTATGACGACTCTTCCATCAACGACGAGGTCATGGTCAACAAGGAGAAGGGCATCACAAAGGCCGCGGACCTGAAAGGCAAGACCGTTGCGGCGACGCTGGGTACGTCGAGCGAACAGATTCTAAAACTGGTTCTGGAGTCGGCCGGTATGACGGAAAAGGATGTAAACGTGGTTCAGATGGACGCTTCCGCCGCGGCGACCGCCATGATCAGCGGCAAAGTGGACGCCTGCGCGACCTGGTCGCCTTCCACGATCACCATCCAGGAGAAAATGGGAGACAAGGTCATGGTCCTTGCCAACAACAAGACGTTCGCGGATAAAACGACGTCCCCGTCCAGCTTCATCTGCACAAACGACTATTACACAAGCCATCAGGAGAACCTGGTCCGGTTCACGAGCGCCCTTCTGAAAGCGCAGGATTACAGGGAGAGCCACTTAAATCAGGTGGCCGACTGGGTCGCGGAGCTGATTCAGCAGGACAAAACGACCATTGAAAAAACGACCGGTGACAGCGAATGGCCAAAGGCGGAGCAGGTCTATAACCAGGCGAAGGACGGAAGCCTGAAGAAGATGTATGAGGTCCAGCAGAAAAACTTCGTTTCCAGCGGGTCTTTGGCTGCGGCTGTCGATGTGAGCAATTATTTCAGCCCCGACATCATGATCGAAGCATACGAAGCAAACCAGAAGTAA
- a CDS encoding ABC transporter permease, translating to MKRKNIPKSEKTSGRIWLLISFLLALVVLQLLSVLPSTSIVFSSPSKIVESFLSKAESGIIWVNTGMSLFRVLCGFLLGFFISIPVAFLMSWYKVFRNLVEPWIQFIRNIPPLAYIPLVIAGVGVGESAKVVVIFIATFLVNVITIYQGIRDVDVTLIKAARVLGANDRDIFLKVIIPASIPFLLVGMRLGLSTALTTLIAAEMTGASSGLGMMITSAGEYYDMPTVLMGILVIGVIGLAFERIVKFLERKLTSWQETQ from the coding sequence ATGAAACGGAAGAATATTCCTAAATCGGAAAAAACGAGCGGCCGCATCTGGCTGTTGATTTCTTTTCTGCTTGCTCTGGTGGTTTTGCAGCTCTTGTCCGTTCTTCCTTCCACTTCCATTGTATTTTCCTCCCCTTCGAAAATCGTGGAGTCTTTTCTCTCGAAAGCCGAAAGCGGGATTATCTGGGTCAATACCGGCATGAGCCTTTTCCGTGTCCTGTGCGGCTTTCTGCTTGGATTTTTCATCTCGATCCCAGTGGCTTTTCTGATGAGCTGGTATAAAGTGTTCCGGAACCTGGTCGAGCCCTGGATTCAGTTCATCCGCAATATTCCGCCCTTGGCCTACATCCCACTGGTCATTGCCGGAGTAGGGGTGGGAGAATCCGCGAAAGTCGTGGTTATTTTCATCGCGACTTTCCTGGTCAACGTGATTACCATTTACCAGGGAATCCGCGACGTTGACGTGACGCTGATTAAAGCGGCAAGAGTGCTTGGGGCGAACGACAGGGATATTTTTCTCAAGGTCATCATCCCCGCCTCCATCCCCTTCCTGCTGGTCGGCATGCGCCTGGGGCTTTCCACCGCCCTGACCACTCTGATCGCGGCGGAAATGACGGGCGCTTCCAGCGGACTGGGCATGATGATCACGTCGGCCGGCGAATATTACGATATGCCGACGGTCCTGATGGGCATTCTCGTAATCGGCGTGATCGGGCTTGCGTTTGAGCGGATTGTAAAATTCCTAGAAAGGAAATTAACCTCATGGCAGGAAACGCAGTGA